From the Nodularia sphaerocarpa UHCC 0038 genome, the window AATTTGCCAAATTTGCGATTGTAATCACTAATTCTTCGGGATCAACGGGTTTAGCTAGATGAATTTGAAACCCAGCCTCCAAAGCCCGGATACGATTCTCTGAATCAGCATAAGCTGTTAAAGCCACTGCTGGTACTTGTCCACCTCTATCTTTTGTTAACGCCCGGATTTTGCGAATTAAACTGTAGCCATCTTCATCAGGCATAGCAATATCACAGATACAGATGTCAGGCTGCAACTGGGGTAAAATTTCCAGTGCGGCGGCGGCTGATTCAACTGTTGTCACATTGGCACCATCTGCCGCCAAAACTGTCGTAATATAAAACCGACTATCATCATCATCATCCACAACAAGAATCCTGAAGCCAGCAAGAAGCAGAGGAGCTTGGATAATTTCTCTCATTAGGTTGGGAAAGTAAGAATTATTTGTAACTGATTCTTTGTCTTTGTCTGACACACCATGCCATTGGTAATTTTACTGCGATCGCGTCAAACAATTTTAGATTTTAAATTTGGGATTTGGGATTGAATCAAGTCCGTCAAGTAATTCTGCTAGAGTTTTTTTAGTTACTTAGCATACAGGAAGTCTTAAGTATTGATGTTTCTTATCAAAATGTAATATTACTTAATTTTACTTAAATTTTATTTACAGGATGGTAAATAGGGATTTACGCGAAAATACAGCAATTTTAAATGAATTGTGAACTGCTCCTGCACGCAATCATAAATCTTTGGTATGAATCAAATTCATTATGCCTGTGCTGTAGTTATGCTGGGAATGAAGACTATTTCACCATTCAGGGTGTTTGAAGAATATCCTAAAATTCCTAAGTCACAATATTAGAGGATGTCTCAAGACTACTTATAATCACCAGGACTTAAACGTGAGTAATAACGATATCACCAACCTTGTACAAAGAGACCTCAGCAACTGTAATAAAGAGCCAATTCATATTCCTGGCTTGATTCAGCCTCATGGAGTGCTATTTGTCCTCAAAGAACCAGATTTAACTATTCTGCAAGTCAGCGATAATACATTAAATTTATTAGGTTTGCCACCTGAAGAATTACTAAATAAAATTTTAAGCAATTTCCTCGAATTAGACCAAATTAATTTACTAAGAAATTCTTTAAATCAAGACGATTCACTCATCGTTAATCCTATTGAATTAACAATTAAATTAGACAATAAACCCATATATTTTGATGCAATTCTTCACCGTTCTGATGGAAATTTAATTTTAGAATTAGAGCCGACTACTTTAGAAAAAACTAATGGGTTTTTTCAATTTTACCATTTAGTCAAAGTAGCAATGACCAAGCTGCAATCTGCATCTAGTTTAGCAGAAATTAGTGAAATTATTGTCAAAAAAGTTAAAAAAATTACTGGTTTTGATAGAGTCATGCTTTATCGATTTGATGAAGATTGGCATGGTACAGTGATTGCTGAAGAAAAACCAGAATATTTAGCACCTTATTTAGGTTTGCATTATCCGGCTTCGGACATTCCCACACAAGCGAGAAAACTCTACATCCAAAATTGGCTGAGACTGATCCCAAATCTAGACTATCAGCCTGCGGCAATTTTGCCAACGAATAATCCTGTGACTGAGAAACCTTTAGATTTAAGCCGGTCAGTGTTACGCAGTGTTTCGCCCTTACACGTTGAGTATATGCACAATATGGGCGTAAGTGCATCGATGTCAATTTCCATTATCAAAAATGGCAACCTGTGGGGACTAATTGCTTGTCATCATCAATCACCTAAATATATTCCCTATGAAATTCGTCACGCCTGTGAATTTTTAGGGCAAATCGCATCTTTAGAAATGGCGGCTAAAGAAGATAGTGAAGATGTGGAATATAAGATGCAGGTGAAATCTTGCCATTCCAAGTTAGTGGAGTATATGTCATTAGAAGATAACTTCATTGACGGTTTAATTAACAATCAGCCAAATCTCCTGAATCTGGTGAATGCTGAAGGAGCAGCAGTATGTTATCATGGCGACTATTTCACAGTTGGTAAGACTCCTAAAAAAAAGGATATTGAAGATTTAGTGGTATGGATGCATCAAAACCACCAAGAAGAAGTTTTTTACACTGATTCCCTCTCTCAAGTTTACCCACAAGCAGAAAAACTACGGGATGTTGCTAGCGGTTTGATGGCAATTTCCATTTCCAAAAGTCAAAAAAACTATGTTTTGTGGTTTCGCCCAGAAGTAGTGCAAACTGTAGATTGGGGCGGTAATCCCAATAAACCTGTGGAAGTGAAACAAAATGGCAGCATTCATTTATCACCCCGCAAATCCTTTGAATTATGGCAAGAAACTGTCCTATTAAAATCGCTTCCCTGGAAATCCTATCAAGTAAATGCAGCCCTGGAGTTGAGAAGTGCAATTATTGGTATGGTGTTGCGAAAAGCGGACGAACTCGCACAGTTGAATATTGAATTAGAACGCAGTAATAATGAATTAGATGCCTTTGCTTATATTGCTTCTCATGATTTAAAAGAACCATTGCGTGGGATTCACAATTATTCTAATTTCTTGATAGAAGATTACGGTGAAATCATCAATGAAGAAGGTAAGAACAAATTAAAAACCTTGATTCGCCTTACCCAGCGCATGGAGGATTTAATTGATTCACTGCTGCATTTTTCTCGTTTGGGGAGAGTGGATCTTTCCATGCAAGAAACAGACCTTAATAGTATAGTAAATCGCAGTTTGGATTTATTGAGCGCCCGCGTTGACGACATGAAGGTAGATATTCAAATTCCCCGACCGCTACCAACAGTTTATTGCGATCGCATCCAATTAGGAGAAGTTTTTAATAATTTAATTGCCAACGCCATTAAATACAACGATAAAGCCGAGAAATGCATTGAAATTGGCTATATAGATGAACCACCATTACCAATGACATTTTACGTGCGAGATAATGGTATAGGTATTCGAGATAAACACTTTGATGCAATATTTCGGATTTTCAAAAGACTACATGGTCCAAGCAAATATGGCGGAGGAACTGGGGCGGGTTTGACTATCGCCAAAAAAATAGTAGAACGACATGGCGGTAAAATTTGGGTAGATTCAACCTACGGCGAAGGTAGTACCTTTTATTTCACATTACAGGGAGTTGATTAAATTGATGATTGGTAATTTTGCTAAACCTTTATTAGTCATTGAAGATAGCGACGAAGACTTTGAAGCCTTGAGTCGAATCATCAAAAAAGAAGCTGTTGTTAATCCGGTATTTCGCTGTACCGATGGCGAGGAGGCGCTAGACTTTCTTTATCACACCGGGACTTACAATGATAGCCAAAAATTTCCTCGTCCCTCGCTGATTTTGCTGGATTTAAATTTACCGGGAACTGATGGGCGAGAAGTTTTAGAACAAATCAAACAGGATAAAAACTTAAAATATATCCCTGTAGTTGTCTTTACTACGTCATCGAATCCTAAAGATATTGAGATATGTTACCAATATTCCGTTGCTAGTTATATGTTGAAACCAATTGATATTAATAGATTGGTGGAAACTATTCAAACTTTCATCACTTATTGGTTAGATATCGTAATCCTCCCTGATGCTGTTAACAATTAGTTATGGCGCAACCGCTAACTGTTTTAATTGTCGATGATTCTCCTGAAGATCGCCTAGCTTATCGTCGCTATCTGCTGCAAGATCAAGAATACAGTTACACAATTCTCGAAGAAGAATCGGGAGAAGGAGGATTGACATTATGTCAACAGTTTCAACCTGATGCTATTTTATTAGATTTCTTACTGCCAGATTTGGATGGTTTGGAATTTCTGGCGGAATTAAAACAGCAATCACAGAAAAGCATTCCAGCCGTGATTATGTTAACTGGTTATGGTAACGAAGCTGTAGCAGTACAAGCAATGAAAAGCGGTGTCCAAGACTATTTAGTTAAAGGACAAACCACTGGGGAGTATTTGCGCTCAACTATTCACTCGGCAATTAAAAATGTTCAATTAAGTCAAGAATTACAACACAGCGAGGAACGTTTTCGCACCTCTGTGGAGAATATGCTGGATTGTTTTGGCATTTTTTCGGCTGTGCGTGACGAGAAGGGCGAAATCGTCGATTTTCGTGTTGATTATCTGAACGCGGCAGCAAGTGAATTTAGCCAGATTTGTTCAGGAAAACAGGGTAAATATCTCTGTCAAATCCTCCTGAATATGCGAGAAAATTGCTTTTTTAATGAATGTTGCCAAGTTGTAAAAACGGGTACGCCTTTAATTAAAGAATCCCTCCTTTGTACTTGTTTTAATCACAAGCAGGAATCAAACAAAGTAATTGATATTCGCATTACCAAAATGGGCGATGGCTTTGTTGCTGCTTGGCGAGATGTCACCGCCAAAAAACAGGCGGAAGCAAAATTACGAGAGAGTCAGCAGTTCGTCGAACGTATTGCTGATACCACCCCAGGAATTTTGTATGTTTATGATTTGATAGAACAGCATAATATCTATACCAATAGTCAGGTTATTAACTTACTTGGTTATAGTGTCATAGAAATTCAAGATATGGGTAGTAAGTTTCTCTCATCTTTAATGCATCCTGAAGATTGGGGGCGATTTGTTGAACATCTGCAATTAATTCATGTCGCTGATGATGGGGAAGTTCTGGAATTGGAATATCGGATGCGACACGCCAGTGGTGAATGGCTGTGGTTTTTTAGTCGGGATACTGTTTTTAATCGAAATTTTGACGGTTCGCCGCGTCAGATTGTGGGTACTGCTTTTGATATTACGGCGCGGAAGCAAGCAGAGGAACAGCTACGTTTAAGTAATGAGCGTTTTGAACTAGCAGCAGCAGCAGTTAATTGTCTAATTTATGATCGGGATTTGCAAAAGAATACGGTGAGTAGAACTGAGGGTTTAACCCGGATTTTGGGCTATTCTTTAGAAGAAACTGATCCTAGTGCTGATTGGTGGCTAGAGAAGGTTCATTCTGAAGATAGAGAAATAGTAGAGAATCTATTTACAGATTTTCTTGGCTGTCAAAATTACTATACGATTGAGTATAGGATGCGTCATAAAGACCAACATTATCGGGATGTATTAGATCAAGGAATCATTGTTCGAGATCGTGATGATCAGGTAGTGCGGACAGTGGGTAGTGTGACTGACATTAGCAAACGCAAACAGGCTGAAACAGCTTTGCGCGAAAGTGAGGAACGTTACCGTTATTTATCCAATGCCATACCACAACTCGTCTGGATTTGCAATATTCAAGGTGAATACGAGTATGTGAATCAACGATGGTGTGACTTCACCGGGCAGAAGATTGAAGAGGCGATGGGGGTAGGCTGGACAAAAGTTATACATCCAGATGATATTCAATTAGCTATCGATTCATGGACGAACGCTTTGCAGACAGGAGAAGCTTATGAACAGGAAATGCGATATAGACAATTTGACGGTAGTTATCGTTGGCATTTAGCCAGGGGTGTGCCAATTAAGAATGAGCAAGGAGGGATTATCAGGTGGTTTGGTACAAGCACTGATATCGACCATCGCAAGCAATTGGAAGCGGAACGGGATCAACTGTTGCAGCGAGAACAAGCGGCGCGTGGTGCAGCCGAAAAAGCGAATCAAACTAAAGATGAGTTTGTAGCTATGGTATCTCATGATTTGCGATCGCCACTCAATGCCATTCTCGGTTGGGCAAAATTACTGCGGACTCGTCAACTCGATGCAGATACCGTTACCAATGCCTTAGAAACCATTGAACGCAATGCTCAATCTCAGGCAAAACTCTTAGAAGACTTGTTAAATATGTCACGCATTCTTCGGGGTCAGTTGCAGTTGGAAATCCGCCCAGTTAATCTGGTGAGTATTGTCAAAGCATCTGTGGAGACTGCTTACCCCTCGGCTCATGCTAAGGGCATTCATTTAGCATCGATCATTGATGAATCCATTCCCCCCATTGTCGGTGATAGCAACCGTTTGCTACAAGTTTTAGGTAATTTACTCTCCAACGCGATCAAGTTTACCCCATCCGAGGGAAGAGTGGAAGTGCAACTAGCAAAAAGTGATGATTCCCAAATTCTCATCGAAGTCAGTGACACAGGTTTGGGGATTAAACCGGAATTTCTCCCTCACGTGTTTGACAGATATCGTCAGGCTGATTGTACTTCTACACACAGTGGTTTAGGTCTGGGTTTGGCGATCGCTCGTCATTTAGTACAATTACACGGAGGTACTATTCAAGCCCATAGCCAGGGCGAAGGACTAGGATCTACTTTTACTATTAAGTTACCTTTGTAAGTAAGTCGGCGTAAATAATTAAAGGTTTGTAGTCAGGACTTTAGTCCTGAATTAAGGGCTGTTCGCGCAGCGTTCCCGTAGGGTAGCCCTTACTACGAGCCAAATCACAATAATTTTACATTGCTTCACATAGGTTAGATTTATTCGCGCCAACTTACTTAACTGATTTACTGACTAGGTATAGTGATAAAATCTTTCACTGAACCTAAAGAATAATCCTTTAATTTAAAATCAGCAAAAGGTTTATTTTCTAGCCTATCCCGTAAAGCTTCATCGATAATTACACCTTCTGATTCTGGTTTAACGCCAATAATAATTACACTTTTTTGGTATGCAGTTAAATCCTGATTTTCTTGACAATTACTTTCTTGAAATTGCCCAAGATTTAATAAGCGATATCCTTGAACACTGGGTGTATTCCTAAATAAACTTTTTGCTAAACGTTGCACTTGTTGAGCGCGTTCTAAAGCTTTGCGTTGTTGAACTGCTTGGTTATCTCCACAATTCGCCATACCTACAGCAATAATTTCCCTAGGTTCTGCCATTATTTGCTGAATACCTTGTTGTTCTAGTTTGAGCTTTAAAATCTCAAGACTAATAATTTGATCATTATATTGAATTTGAAAATTACTCCCAGTCAGCCATTTATATTCAACTGATAAAACAGCGATATTAAACTTGGCAATTTTACCTTGACTATCCATTCCTTCCTCATAAGGAAAGTAATCAATCGTACCTTTTCTTTGTGGTGATTGTGCTGATGTTGCTAAAGTAGTAAATTTGGGTGAATGTGTGGCTAAAGCTGTTAAACCGAGTAAACCTAAAGACACAAACAAGGCTGTAAGTAAAGCGAATAAAGGTACTTTTTCTGAATGCTTTGCTGATGCTGGCAAATTTACATTAATTTGAGAATGAGTGAAGAGATTTGCAGGTATGAATTGTTTTAACCAGTTTACAGCTTGTGCTTGGGAAACGAAGTTATGCTGCTGCTTTAGCCACACATCTAAGTGAGGCTGGTCAATTTTTTCCATAACCATGCAATGCAGAAGCAAACCATTTCTAGTTTGATACTGGAAATAGCCGGCAAATCTGGGAATTTCGGGATGATTTAGATGTTCTAAAAGTGATGCTTCTTGGCAAAACAGTTCTACTGCTTGAGCGTCATTTGATAACTCTTCATTGAGTACCTTCAGGATTTTTGGTGTATTTTGTTCATCAGCTGCATATACTTTGCTAAAACCATTTTTGTCACTCAACAGAGTTATGACCCGATAGCGTCCGAGCAATTCCAATGGGGAACCACAACTTTTACAAAAACGGTCTTGATTATCTGGGTGATAGGGTTGAGGACAAGCTGGATTAATACAAAGGCTCATGATCAAATTCAGTCAAAGTCTGACTTATTTTATTTACATTCTGCTAAGAATGCTGCTACAGTCCGGTTAAATGCTTCAGGTTCAGTCAAAAATGGCCAATGATTTCCCGGAACTTGGCATAAACGGAAATTTTTCAGGTGGGTTTTGTAAGGTTTGATTTGCCAATTTTGACGGTTCAGACCTTTTTCTGGCTGTACGAACAGCGCCGGGGTATGAACAGGCTCAATAAAACCGGGTACACACATCACGTCTTCAAAAATGCGATCGCGCGCTGCTATAGTAAATTTACTACCCCAACTCCCATCAGGCTTTTCCTCAATTCCGGCTTGAAATACTTGCTGTTGTATGGTATTCCATCCCTCATATTGCTTTAACTGACGCGCTTGGGCTTCGGCTTCTGCGTAGCTAGCAAAAGGCCCCATACCTTTGAGAAAAGATAAATAACGGTATAACAGAGGAAAAGTTAACCGCAATAAACTGGGCATTTTCCAAATAAAAATCGGGTCAACCAGAATCATACTGCGTAAACGTGCGGGATTTTTTCTCGCCCAGATAGCGGCTAATTTCCCCGTCCAGGAGTGACTGACAACGTGAGCAGAAGACCATCCCAGATGATCCATGAGGGCTTCCAGGTCAGCGATCGCACTTTCAAAGGTATAATCATCTTCTGGCTTACTACTTTCACCATGACCACGCATATCAGGCGCAACTATGTGATAATCTGCCGCTAGGTCATCTGCCAAACCAGACCAAACGAAGGCGTTATCCGCTAAACCGTGTAAAAGTAGCAAAGGTTCTTCACCTTGGTTCCACTCTAAATAAGAAAATTCGATATCAGGTTTCGATAAAATTTGACGTAAAGGCATCGTCATACAATTTTGGATTTTAGATTTTGGATTTTGGATTTTGGATTTTGGATTTGGGATTGACCCACAAATATAGTCAGGAGAGGGAACAAGTTTATTTAATTTTTTTGTATTTAGAAAAATAATTATGTAATGTTACAAAAAACATCAAAGTGTAACTTGCATAAACCGCAATACTGAAAGTAACAAAGGTAGGCAAATTCAGACTTTTAATTAAAAATATCATGATAACACTAAAAAAAATACTAGCTAGAAAAGCTAATAAATCTTTATTCAAAATAATCTCCTAAATATGAGTTATTACGACTTGATATACTCATACTTGATTAATCCGCCTAAATACCGTAAACAATGATACGTACAAACCTGTTGACGAGTTTATTTAGATTAGTTTTATTATTTTCAATAAAATCAGGTTTCCTAATTTAAAATTAACAGTATAAATATCCGCGACGAATTGAAAAATTAGGGAATCAGAGCCAGAAGTGTTTGCAATAGTTCCTGACTTAATCTAATACTTAAATAGGTGTATTTATTCCACAAGGGAAACTTGACGATATGTATCTCTCTCTCTGGCCTGGTAAACCCTATCCTCTAGGAGCAACCTGGGATGGTAAAGGCACTAACTTTGCTCTATTTTCCGAAAACGCTACAAAAGTTGAATTGTGCCTGTTTGACCAGCAAGAGCGAGAAACCAGACTAACTCTCACAGAAATTAGTAATTTTACTTGGCATTGCTACGTTCCTTCTATCGTCCCTGGTCAGCGATATGGATTTAGGGTACACGGTCCCTTTAACCCCCAAGAAGGGCATCGCTTTAACCCCAACAAGCTGCTGATAGACCCCTACGCCAAAGCACTGGACGGCGAAATTGGGTTTGGGGAAGAAATTTTTGGCTATCGTTGGGATGATCCTCAAGAAGATTTGGGATTTTCGGAACTGGATGACGCGCACCTTGTACCAAAAGCAGTGGTAGTGGATGAGTCCTTTGATTGGGAAGGGGATGAACTGCTGCAAATACCTTGGCACGAAACGGTAATTTATGAAACCCACGTCAAAGGTTTTACCAAGCTGCACAGAGAAATTCCTGCCAACCTACGAGGAACCTATGCTGGACTAGCTCATCCCGCCAGTATTTCTCATCTCCAGTCTCTGGGTGTGACAGCTGTAGAATTGATGCCCGTCCATCATTATTTAGCACATCCGCGACACTTAGTCGATACAGGGCTGAGAAATTATTGGGGTTATGACTCTATCTGCTATCTGGCTCCATACCACGGCTACAGTGCCAATTCTGGTCATGGAGAGCAGGTAAAAGAATTTAAGCAGATGGTTAAGGCACTACACAAAGCCGGAATGGAGGTGATTTTAGATGTAGTTTACAACCATACAGGGGAAGGAAATAATTTAGGGCCGACCTTATCTCTGCGGGGTATAGATAATAAGTCTTACTATCGCTTAATAGATGGTAACGCTCGTTATTATATGGACTTCACCGGCTGCGGTAATTCTTTGAATGTCCGCCATCCCCAGGTGCTGAAATTAATTATGGATAGTCTGCGCTACTGGGTGCTGGAAATGCACGTTGATGGTTTCCGTTTTGACTTAGCTTCGGCTCTGGCGCGGGAACTCTACGCAGTTGACCGGCTGGCAGCTTTCTTTGATATTATTCACCAAGATCCGGTTTTAGCTGAGGTGAAATTGATTGCTGAACCTTGGGATGTGGGTGAAGGTGGCTATCAAGTGGGAGAATTTCCTCTGCTGTGGTCGGAATGGAATGGTAGGTATAGGGATACGGTGCGGGACTTTTGGCGCGGGGAAGATAGTAGTTTGGCAGAGTTTGCCTATCGATTTACGGGTAGTTCTGACTTGTATCAGTTAAATGGACGCAATCCGAGCGCTAGTATTAACTTTATCACAGCCCATGATGGTTTTACTCTCAATGATTTAGTGAGTTACAACCACAAGCATAATGAGGCGAATGAGGAAAACAGTCGGGATGGGGAAAATCATAATCGCTCTTGGAACTGTGGCGCAGAAGGGGAAACGAATGATCCGGTCATCCGCAAGTTACGGAAACAGCAACGGCGAAACTTTTTGGCTACTTTAATGCTTTCCCAAGGTGTCCCGATGCTGGTGATGGGTGACGAAATGGGGCGGAGTCAAGGGGGAAATAATAACGCCTATTGTCAAGATAATGAAGTTGCTTGGTTAGATTGGGATTTACCAGAAGAAAATGAAGCGCTGTTAGATTTCACTCGTCAGCTGATTGATTTTCGCCGCAAGCATCCAAGTTTCCGCAGACGCAAGTGGTTCCAAGGTAGAGCTATCCACGGTTCTGGGGTACATGATATTGGTTGGTTCAATCCCGATGGAACGCAGATGACCGAAGAACAGTGGAATAAAGGTTTTACTAAGGCGATTGGGATTTTTATGAATGGTGAAGAAATAGCGACTCCTGGACCACGGGGGGAACGAATTATGGATGATTCTTTCTTGTGGTTTTTTAATGCTCACCATGAAATGTTGGAGTTCGCTATTCCCAAAGGGTTACAGAGTTGGGAGTGGCTGACTATTATTGATACAACTAAGCCACGCTTTTTACAACATGGCAAACGTTATATTGATGATAAACCAATTTTAGTGGAGGGGCGATCGCTTGTGGTTTTACAGCGTTTGGGTCAAGTTTTATTTGAGGATAAACAATAATTAGACATCCCAGACAGAGAATGTAGAGAAGTTCCAGGGAACCTCTCTACAAGGGTTTTGCAAAAAGCTAAATCCCCGATTGTTTCATGTTTGGCAATCTATCAACCCGGTGATAAAAGCTGACATCTAAACTTAGAAAGTAGTATTGTTAACTAATATAGCTATTCATACTTCAATAGTAGGGGCATATTGCAATATGCCTATACAAGAATTATTCGACCACAGATAAACACAGATAATATAGATAATATAGATAATATAGTAGCTAGCAGACTAGGAAATGCTATAGTGATTTTTAAATTTTATTTTTATTTTCAGGACAAACCCGTTCTTTCGTTAAAACATAGTTAAATAGTTAAATGTTTAGAAGCATTAAGGCATTGAATGTGTTATCAAGTTACCGAGCCGTAATTTTTGATATGGATGGTTTGCTTTTTGATACGGAAAGTATTGCGCGATGGGCTTGGAAACAAGCTCTCAAAGATCATGGCTATATCATGAGCGATGATTTATATATGGAGTTTGTCGGGCGAGATTTGTCATGGCGGGAAAAGTTACTCAAAAAAATCTACGGGGACAATCTCCCTTTTGAGTCTGTGACAGTGCAACGCATCGCAATTGGTGATGAGCGAGAATTGCGAGAAGGTTTACCAATGAAACCAGGGGTTTTAGATTTGCTTTATGGACTCAGTGACTTGGGTGTGAAGATTGCATTAGCTACGGGTACGGCTCGAACTAGAGCTATCCGACGTTTGACGAATGCGGGGATTAATCAATATTTTCCTACAATTGTGACGAGTGAAGATGTGGCTGCGGGTAAACCAGCACCAGATATTTTTTTGGAAGCTAGTCGTCGCCTGAATATTAATCCTGTGCAGTGTGTGGTTTTTGAAGATTCTGTTGTGGGTGTGGAAGCGGCTTTTCAAGCGGGGATGTGTGCCATTATGGTTCCCGATATCGAAGCACCATCTGCTGAAATTAGACGTTTGGCTTATCGAGTCTTGGACTCTCTGGAACAAACAAGGGAATTATTAGCAGAACTATTTGGAGAACCCATTAAATATTAAACATTAGAAATTACGAATTATTGAGGCTCAATTGTGGCGACTACTTCCCCAGTTTGACTGGTATTATAACCCCCGATGGCCTCTAGCTGTGAGAGTACTCGCCGATGTCCTAATGTGCCAAGTAGTTTTTGTACGGGGGCTTCATCTAGATATGGCTTGAGAACTACTAAATCATATCGTGATTGTTGTAAGGGGATGAATCCTAACCCGAAGGCGGCGGCTACAGATGCAGTGCTGATACCGGATGAAACTTTGCCGATGGCTACTGCTTGGGCTACTTCTAGATGTCCGTTGACAATTTGCTCAAATCCTTTGACAGATGTAAATGGTATACTTGCATCTTGGAGCGATCGCTCTAATACTTGGCGACTCCCTGAACCTGTTTCGCGGTTAACAATGGTGACACCTGTTTGGGCTAAGTCTGCAATAGTTTTTAATCCCAGTGGATTATTTGGCTGTGTCAGCATTCCCTCTTCCCAAACGCCGAGGTTAATTAATACAGCCGCCGTATCTTTGAGAACCTCACGCACAAAGGGAGTATTATATTCTCCAGTTTGGGGGTCATACAGATGCATTCCTGCAAAGTGAACTTCTCCCCGGCGCAGTCGATGCAATGCCGTCATACTGTTATCTAATGTCCAGTGTACTCTGAGATTGGGATGCCAACGTTCAGCAGCCCGCGCCCATAAGGATAAAGCTGGCGCACAACCTGCTAATATCACTGTGGAATGCAGATTTCCGGGGTCATCTAGTAACTTGACGACCATTGTATTTGTACCGGGTAGGCGATCGCCTTCGCCATCAGCTGGTATCATCTCTGTACGAAAAGCATTTTGACCAATTAAGGGATGAGCAATCCATTGATTACCAACTTGAGCCAAAATCAGCCGCAGACGCTGACCTAATGGCACATTATAGGCGGGAACGGCTGCTATTTCTGGTAAATCCTGCTCTAACCAAAATAAATCTTCCACTTGACAACCCAAGGCTTTCGCCAAGCGCAGGGCTATAGTAGTTGATGGTGCATATTGTCCCGACTCGACACCGCTAATCGTTTGCCGGGTAACATTAGCCAAGCTAGCCAAATCTTGCTGACTCATACCCAAGCGGATTCTCGTTTGTTTTAATTTATTGCGAAGTTCGTCCTGTTTTACCACGTCTTAGCTACTGAATTTTTGCAGTTATCCCTTATTTAAAGTAGCGTGAACAGGTTAGCTGCGATCCAATAATTTTCGTTTAAGGAGTGTAGAGACGTTCCATGGAACGTCTCTACATTTAAATTCATATTTGGTTTCAGCAACGCCGAAATTGCGCCTGGAGTTGAAGTTACCTCGATTATTACCAAATCTTCTTACGAAAGTATGGGTATAGAAGTCGGTAAAGAAGTGTATGCAATTGTGAAATCAACTGATGTTTTGATTGGTGT encodes:
- a CDS encoding 4-Cys prefix domain-containing protein, which gives rise to MSLCINPACPQPYHPDNQDRFCKSCGSPLELLGRYRVITLLSDKNGFSKVYAADEQNTPKILKVLNEELSNDAQAVELFCQEASLLEHLNHPEIPRFAGYFQYQTRNGLLLHCMVMEKIDQPHLDVWLKQQHNFVSQAQAVNWLKQFIPANLFTHSQINVNLPASAKHSEKVPLFALLTALFVSLGLLGLTALATHSPKFTTLATSAQSPQRKGTIDYFPYEEGMDSQGKIAKFNIAVLSVEYKWLTGSNFQIQYNDQIISLEILKLKLEQQGIQQIMAEPREIIAVGMANCGDNQAVQQRKALERAQQVQRLAKSLFRNTPSVQGYRLLNLGQFQESNCQENQDLTAYQKSVIIIGVKPESEGVIIDEALRDRLENKPFADFKLKDYSLGSVKDFITIPSQ
- a CDS encoding alpha/beta fold hydrolase codes for the protein MPLRQILSKPDIEFSYLEWNQGEEPLLLLHGLADNAFVWSGLADDLAADYHIVAPDMRGHGESSKPEDDYTFESAIADLEALMDHLGWSSAHVVSHSWTGKLAAIWARKNPARLRSMILVDPIFIWKMPSLLRLTFPLLYRYLSFLKGMGPFASYAEAEAQARQLKQYEGWNTIQQQVFQAGIEEKPDGSWGSKFTIAARDRIFEDVMCVPGFIEPVHTPALFVQPEKGLNRQNWQIKPYKTHLKNFRLCQVPGNHWPFLTEPEAFNRTVAAFLAECK
- the glgX gene encoding glycogen debranching protein GlgX — translated: MYLSLWPGKPYPLGATWDGKGTNFALFSENATKVELCLFDQQERETRLTLTEISNFTWHCYVPSIVPGQRYGFRVHGPFNPQEGHRFNPNKLLIDPYAKALDGEIGFGEEIFGYRWDDPQEDLGFSELDDAHLVPKAVVVDESFDWEGDELLQIPWHETVIYETHVKGFTKLHREIPANLRGTYAGLAHPASISHLQSLGVTAVELMPVHHYLAHPRHLVDTGLRNYWGYDSICYLAPYHGYSANSGHGEQVKEFKQMVKALHKAGMEVILDVVYNHTGEGNNLGPTLSLRGIDNKSYYRLIDGNARYYMDFTGCGNSLNVRHPQVLKLIMDSLRYWVLEMHVDGFRFDLASALARELYAVDRLAAFFDIIHQDPVLAEVKLIAEPWDVGEGGYQVGEFPLLWSEWNGRYRDTVRDFWRGEDSSLAEFAYRFTGSSDLYQLNGRNPSASINFITAHDGFTLNDLVSYNHKHNEANEENSRDGENHNRSWNCGAEGETNDPVIRKLRKQQRRNFLATLMLSQGVPMLVMGDEMGRSQGGNNNAYCQDNEVAWLDWDLPEENEALLDFTRQLIDFRRKHPSFRRRKWFQGRAIHGSGVHDIGWFNPDGTQMTEEQWNKGFTKAIGIFMNGEEIATPGPRGERIMDDSFLWFFNAHHEMLEFAIPKGLQSWEWLTIIDTTKPRFLQHGKRYIDDKPILVEGRSLVVLQRLGQVLFEDKQ
- a CDS encoding HAD family hydrolase, whose translation is MLSSYRAVIFDMDGLLFDTESIARWAWKQALKDHGYIMSDDLYMEFVGRDLSWREKLLKKIYGDNLPFESVTVQRIAIGDERELREGLPMKPGVLDLLYGLSDLGVKIALATGTARTRAIRRLTNAGINQYFPTIVTSEDVAAGKPAPDIFLEASRRLNINPVQCVVFEDSVVGVEAAFQAGMCAIMVPDIEAPSAEIRRLAYRVLDSLEQTRELLAELFGEPIKY
- a CDS encoding substrate-binding domain-containing protein — encoded protein: MSQQDLASLANVTRQTISGVESGQYAPSTTIALRLAKALGCQVEDLFWLEQDLPEIAAVPAYNVPLGQRLRLILAQVGNQWIAHPLIGQNAFRTEMIPADGEGDRLPGTNTMVVKLLDDPGNLHSTVILAGCAPALSLWARAAERWHPNLRVHWTLDNSMTALHRLRRGEVHFAGMHLYDPQTGEYNTPFVREVLKDTAAVLINLGVWEEGMLTQPNNPLGLKTIADLAQTGVTIVNRETGSGSRQVLERSLQDASIPFTSVKGFEQIVNGHLEVAQAVAIGKVSSGISTASVAAAFGLGFIPLQQSRYDLVVLKPYLDEAPVQKLLGTLGHRRVLSQLEAIGGYNTSQTGEVVATIEPQ